The Fortiea contorta PCC 7126 genome has a segment encoding these proteins:
- a CDS encoding ABC transporter transmembrane domain-containing protein encodes MQQHDQWFLDLIENAGGKLIFATPEEHDEMMVVVQAIRHFATLNLGVFLATENVNIQRSLDFSTPLYQQEISIISRLIAQSAPMVADIMLATQSRREAIARLADTTNRLAQLVTQGNRDALISELQKLQSFFAAAVGDSFYRPSTTHTPIKQVQLMKPKSDVPIEALRRILLMLRKYPVMVLGAIASLLMLTGSNILAPQLIRWGIDAGIAKNNLQVIVSCGGLIILVALIRGLFNFGQSFLAETVSQSIAYDLRNTFFSQTQYLSLSYHDRTPTSQLLTRINNDIEQIRVFIGATILQIFGAAIVLCSSVTILLLMNWKLTLIALVIIPISFTILGGFFRKNAYLFRNAQQQLEELNAVLKENLLGVRAVKAFVRQETEIKRYAVANEDFRTTSIKTIYALRDTFPIIFLTSNLIAVVIFGYGGLEVISRSFSIGELVAFNAYLVFIIQPIFQTTFAFQSVAQAAASAARVYEVIDAEIEVREAPDAIYLQKCAGKISFKNVDFRYPEVKENTLNNIYLEILPGQTVAILGMTGAGKSTIAKLIPRFYDATQGIVKVDDYDVRSLNLNSLRSHIGFISQEASLFSGTIRDNIAYGIPDAPLADVITAAKFAQIHDFILSLPDTYDTVIGERGLGLSGGQKQRITIARILLNDYKILIVDDSLSAVDAKTAALIQESFQILIQQRQHTIIFITQRINNIVKSADQIFVIDQGKLVALKPSEI; translated from the coding sequence ATGCAACAGCATGATCAATGGTTTTTAGACTTGATTGAAAATGCTGGCGGAAAATTAATTTTTGCCACTCCAGAAGAACACGACGAAATGATGGTAGTGGTGCAAGCAATTCGCCATTTTGCAACTCTCAATTTAGGTGTTTTTTTAGCAACAGAAAATGTTAATATACAACGGAGTTTAGATTTTTCTACTCCCCTTTATCAACAAGAAATTAGTATCATTAGCCGCCTAATTGCTCAATCTGCGCCGATGGTTGCAGATATCATGCTGGCTACACAATCACGACGGGAGGCGATCGCTCGACTAGCAGACACAACCAATAGACTAGCGCAGTTAGTCACACAAGGAAATCGAGACGCACTAATTTCGGAGTTACAAAAGTTACAAAGCTTTTTTGCAGCCGCAGTCGGTGACAGCTTTTATCGCCCCAGCACAACCCATACACCTATCAAACAAGTCCAACTTATGAAACCAAAATCAGATGTACCCATTGAGGCGTTGAGGCGAATTCTGTTGATGTTACGGAAATATCCAGTGATGGTATTGGGAGCGATCGCTAGTTTATTAATGCTGACAGGTAGTAATATTTTAGCCCCCCAACTGATTCGCTGGGGAATCGACGCAGGTATCGCTAAAAATAACTTACAAGTAATTGTCAGTTGCGGGGGATTAATTATTTTAGTGGCTTTGATTCGGGGATTATTCAATTTTGGACAAAGTTTTTTAGCAGAAACTGTATCCCAAAGTATTGCTTATGACCTGAGAAATACATTTTTTAGTCAAACCCAATATCTAAGTTTAAGTTACCATGACCGCACCCCCACATCACAACTACTCACCCGTATTAATAATGATATCGAGCAAATTCGCGTCTTTATTGGTGCAACTATTTTACAAATTTTTGGAGCAGCGATCGTTTTATGCAGTAGTGTGACAATTCTGCTATTGATGAATTGGAAATTGACATTAATAGCCTTAGTAATCATCCCCATTTCTTTTACTATATTAGGTGGATTTTTTCGGAAAAATGCTTACCTGTTTAGGAATGCACAGCAGCAATTAGAAGAATTAAATGCAGTTTTAAAAGAAAATTTACTCGGCGTCCGTGCAGTCAAAGCTTTTGTCCGCCAGGAAACAGAAATCAAACGCTATGCTGTTGCTAACGAAGATTTCCGCACCACAAGTATCAAAACAATTTATGCGCTGCGAGACACATTTCCCATAATTTTCCTCACTAGCAATTTAATCGCCGTTGTCATTTTTGGTTACGGCGGTTTAGAAGTAATCAGCCGCAGCTTTTCTATCGGGGAATTGGTCGCTTTTAATGCCTATTTAGTCTTTATTATCCAGCCAATTTTTCAAACAACCTTCGCATTCCAATCTGTTGCTCAAGCCGCCGCCTCAGCCGCTAGAGTGTATGAGGTGATAGATGCAGAAATTGAGGTGAGAGAAGCACCAGATGCAATTTATTTACAAAAATGTGCAGGTAAAATTTCTTTTAAAAACGTTGATTTTCGATATCCAGAAGTTAAAGAAAACACCTTAAATAACATTTATTTAGAAATTCTTCCAGGACAAACAGTGGCAATTTTGGGGATGACGGGAGCAGGTAAAAGCACGATCGCTAAATTAATTCCTCGCTTTTATGATGCGACTCAGGGAATAGTTAAAGTAGATGATTATGATGTCCGTTCTTTAAATTTGAATAGCTTACGTTCCCATATTGGTTTTATTTCCCAAGAAGCAAGTTTATTTTCAGGAACTATTCGTGATAACATTGCCTATGGGATACCAGATGCTCCCCTTGCAGATGTAATTACAGCCGCTAAATTTGCTCAAATTCACGACTTTATTCTGAGTCTGCCTGATACTTATGATACTGTAATTGGTGAACGCGGACTCGGCTTATCAGGAGGACAAAAACAAAGAATTACCATTGCTCGGATATTGCTCAACGACTACAAAATTTTGATTGTAGATGATAGCCTTTCTGCAGTTGATGCGAAGACAGCAGCATTAATTCAAGAATCCTTCCAAATTCTCATACAACAGCGTCAACACACCATAATTTTTATCACGCAACGCATTAATAACATTGTCAAAAGTGCTGATCAAATTTTTGTCATTGATCAAGGTAAATTAGTCGCTCTCAAACCTTCAGAAATCTAG
- a CDS encoding ABC transporter ATP-binding protein, producing the protein MLRRSNIFESAAKVNAPLPVMRRFSNYFRPYIKDIPLIIGLIIISSITQAIAPLLTGWSVDNLIIKGDVFGLARMLVVLTILYIIGFLSNRHLIVRVGVIMQHLLAQLRQDIMNKLQTLPLSFFDQSKAGDLMSRLLSDVNTLNQVFSPVLPQVIGSFFGLLVSAMFMLSINWQLGLFVNLMLPVMLLTTVLFARLAREKFRVTRQTISQLSINLEENISNIQEVQVFNRAQINIQEFRKLNADNRNANIQATAITAAFLPIIDLFNTVTLGIVLACGGYFVYKNSMTVGAVTAFLFYVQQFFQPIQLISNFYTQAQSGLAGLERIFLLLDQPVQLQDATDAIAMPPIQGKVQFEHVNFEYKSGQKVLDDVTFDAEPGQAIALVGATGAGKTTIISLLSRFYDVSGGAIKIDGIDVRKITQASLRRQIGIVSQDTIIFSCSVAENIAFGNPQATTAEIETAAKIANIHEFILTLPQGYATQLGERGINLSKGQQQLISIARAVLVNPRILILDEATSNIDSQTESLVQKAIANLLPGRTSFIIAHRLATVTNADKVLVIHQGQIVEQGTHIQLIEQKGIYANLYSLQLTNNIQIFVAVLQKVD; encoded by the coding sequence ATGCTCAGAAGAAGTAACATTTTTGAATCAGCAGCCAAAGTAAATGCACCATTACCTGTGATGCGTCGCTTTAGTAATTACTTTCGTCCATATATCAAAGATATTCCCCTGATTATTGGCTTAATTATTATTAGTTCGATTACCCAAGCAATTGCACCTCTACTTACTGGTTGGTCGGTAGATAATTTGATAATTAAAGGTGATGTATTCGGGCTAGCACGGATGCTAGTTGTGTTAACAATCCTCTACATAATTGGGTTTTTATCAAATCGCCATTTAATTGTGAGAGTTGGCGTGATCATGCAGCATTTGCTAGCACAATTACGCCAAGACATTATGAATAAATTACAAACATTACCCCTCAGCTTTTTTGACCAAAGTAAAGCCGGGGATTTAATGAGTCGGCTGCTGAGTGATGTCAATACTTTAAATCAAGTCTTTAGTCCCGTTTTACCGCAAGTAATTGGCAGTTTTTTCGGCTTATTAGTTAGTGCTATGTTCATGCTTTCAATTAACTGGCAATTAGGCTTATTTGTTAACTTAATGCTACCAGTTATGTTACTGACCACCGTCTTGTTTGCTCGGTTAGCCAGGGAAAAATTTCGTGTTACCAGACAAACAATTTCCCAACTTTCAATTAACTTAGAAGAAAATATTAGCAATATCCAAGAAGTTCAAGTATTTAACCGCGCCCAAATCAACATTCAAGAGTTTCGCAAACTGAACGCAGATAACCGCAATGCAAATATTCAAGCCACAGCAATTACTGCTGCTTTCCTACCAATAATAGATTTATTTAATACAGTTACTTTAGGAATTGTTTTAGCTTGTGGTGGCTACTTTGTCTATAAAAATAGCATGACAGTGGGAGCAGTCACCGCATTTTTATTTTACGTCCAGCAATTTTTTCAACCCATCCAATTAATCAGTAATTTCTACACCCAAGCACAATCCGGATTAGCCGGATTAGAAAGGATTTTCTTGCTTTTAGATCAACCAGTCCAACTTCAAGACGCCACAGATGCGATCGCTATGCCCCCAATTCAAGGTAAAGTTCAATTTGAACATGTAAACTTTGAGTACAAATCTGGGCAAAAAGTTTTAGATGATGTCACCTTTGATGCCGAACCAGGACAAGCGATCGCTTTAGTGGGCGCCACCGGTGCAGGGAAAACTACCATAATTAGCCTGCTTTCTCGCTTTTATGACGTGTCAGGAGGCGCTATTAAAATTGATGGAATAGATGTGAGAAAAATTACACAAGCAAGTTTGCGGCGTCAAATTGGTATTGTCTCCCAAGATACCATCATTTTTAGCTGCAGCGTTGCTGAAAATATCGCCTTTGGCAACCCCCAAGCTACCACAGCAGAGATTGAAACAGCCGCCAAAATTGCAAATATTCATGAATTTATCTTGACCTTACCCCAAGGCTACGCCACACAATTAGGAGAACGGGGGATAAATCTCAGCAAAGGACAACAACAATTAATCAGCATCGCCCGCGCAGTTTTAGTCAATCCGCGCATCTTGATTTTGGATGAAGCCACTAGTAATATTGACAGCCAAACAGAGAGTTTAGTCCAAAAAGCGATCGCTAATTTATTACCAGGTCGCACCAGTTTTATTATTGCTCACCGTCTGGCGACTGTCACCAACGCCGACAAGGTATTAGTCATCCACCAAGGACAAATCGTTGAACAAGGTACACACATACAATTAATAGAGCAAAAGGGAATCTACGCCAACCTTTATTCTCTACAATTAACTAATAATATTCAGATCTTTGTTGCTGTCCTCCAGAAAGTTGATTAG
- a CDS encoding LuxR C-terminal-related transcriptional regulator, producing MIALQALFHEIAQAQDEQTLRLHISAHMSEYFSATRCGLFFLTQTSLIGNNQALSPQYNPVVRYLIERHAPVHEALVVEPKTWKLICPRPDHRHVMAGPIVSSGQLIGVLGFTRKQGMAAFNSQNLTDLSALCLHISAWVGKMRSPHLPLHTERLTPREMQIASLVAQGQTNAEISAELWITENSVKQALKRIFRKLDVSSRTQMIAKLSTTIK from the coding sequence ATGATTGCCTTACAAGCTCTATTCCATGAAATTGCTCAAGCTCAAGATGAACAGACATTGCGTTTGCACATATCTGCACACATGAGCGAGTATTTTTCAGCAACACGATGTGGGCTGTTTTTCTTGACCCAAACTTCTCTCATTGGCAATAATCAGGCTCTATCGCCTCAATACAACCCCGTTGTCCGCTACTTAATAGAACGCCACGCCCCTGTTCATGAAGCCTTAGTCGTAGAACCCAAGACATGGAAGCTGATTTGTCCCCGTCCTGATCATCGACACGTCATGGCGGGGCCAATCGTCAGTAGTGGTCAATTAATTGGTGTACTAGGTTTTACCCGTAAACAAGGAATGGCTGCATTCAATTCACAAAATCTCACAGATTTAAGTGCGCTGTGTCTGCACATTTCCGCATGGGTAGGAAAAATGCGATCGCCACACCTACCATTACACACAGAACGCTTAACACCTCGTGAAATGCAAATTGCTTCCCTAGTCGCCCAAGGACAAACCAACGCAGAAATTAGTGCAGAACTTTGGATTACAGAAAACTCAGTCAAACAAGCCTTAAAAAGAATATTTCGCAAACTTGATGTCTCATCTCGAACTCAAATGATCGCCAAGCTTTCCACAACTATAAAATAA
- a CDS encoding AMP-binding protein, translated as MANASPKARAVEMDWNSPASIVYTSGTTGFPKGATLSHGNIVSNISAHNRCCGMHQSDIPLLSLSIDKNL; from the coding sequence ATTGCGAATGCTTCTCCTAAAGCCCGCGCTGTGGAGATGGATTGGAATTCTCCTGCTAGTATTGTCTATACTTCTGGGACTACTGGTTTTCCTAAAGGTGCGACTCTTTCTCACGGTAATATCGTTTCTAATATTTCTGCACACAATCGCTGTTGCGGGATGCATCAAAGTGATATCCCTCTTCTGTCACTCTCCATAGATAAAAATCTATAA